One genomic window of Panicum hallii strain FIL2 chromosome 6, PHallii_v3.1, whole genome shotgun sequence includes the following:
- the LOC112896751 gene encoding acyl-CoA-binding domain-containing protein 1, whose amino-acid sequence MGLQEEFEEYAEKAKTLPDSTSNENKLILYGLYKQATVGDVNTSRPGIFNQRERAKWDAWKAVEGKSKEEAMSDYITKVKQLQEEAASS is encoded by the exons ATGGGTCTGCAG GAGGAATTTGAGGAGTATGCTGAGAAGGCGAAAACCTTGCCCGACAGCACGAGCAATGAGAACAAGCTGATCCTTTATGGACTCTACAAGCAGGCCACTGTTGGAGATGTGAATACCT CTCGTCCTGGCATATTCAACCAGAGGGAAAGGGCCAAGTGGGATGCATGGAAGGCTGTTGAAG GAAAATCCAAGGAAGAGGCAATGAGTGACTACATCACCAAGGTGAAGCAGCTCCAGGAGGAGGCTGCTAGCTCTTAA